Proteins encoded in a region of the Mucilaginibacter sabulilitoris genome:
- a CDS encoding Kelch repeat-containing protein, which translates to MKPYCLTLRKAYVICLSFVCILISTSVSHAQWKRKADEISKRAEGNNVLYNNKLYVFSGFGDNPYIEKTNEVYDIAADKWSQIAPFPIGREVTHQGIVLVDDNVWIIGGRAVDGYGPASSKVSIYNITSNTWSVGPEIIDPATGSPFPLGAGGYGLLGRTIHVFGGFGPTLCEDQAKLHLTIDVDKYKANPSGTKWENKLAPMPVPRNHINYVVLGGKIYAFGGELKHDCGAINQKYCHVYNPETDTWTQLTDLPKQRSHAEGATFAVDGKVFLVAGEGVNNQTQNTVYQFTPQSNNGLGAWTTLTAYKLPGSFLGLSAKLAGSSFIITNGALNSYGNERKETYIANVPRSTARTLGFSAACISPALDSNRQATAHNLLYVIENTTTYSLQSDASWLTVKKNASGAVNLNGTDIELAINASGLAPGNYTGKITATSATAASKATFCVNITVSATSVKYKLDVNLSGSGTVTKTPNQPTYNANSIVALKATAATGWRFTGWSGDRVLTTNPLNVTISGNTAITANFISDSTTELISNIQSTTNGSYPLGKLNTGVNYYTDRDYTIKTVPSVLAGASFIKTACDDKLSKASKLITFNISQDATIYIAYDTRAKVLPAWLSGWDKLTDKIGIGDPRIATIALYRKEFKAGTISLGGNMASPAAGASCQYFVVGVAKTMGNNMAKSLNSINAPKNTSGSQLNDQSNIHPNSANKPVLYPNPAHNSLQVVFPDVYKYKGAAALRVVGLNGNVSNVSNTLFTSSGSIVNVNIAPLLLKQGMYLLHVTSVDGKIDIIKFIVE; encoded by the coding sequence ATGAAACCTTATTGTCTTACTTTACGGAAGGCTTATGTCATCTGCCTTTCCTTTGTATGTATATTGATATCAACCAGTGTATCCCACGCACAATGGAAGAGAAAGGCCGATGAGATAAGTAAACGGGCCGAGGGTAACAACGTTTTATATAATAACAAGCTTTATGTATTTAGCGGATTTGGGGATAATCCCTATATCGAAAAAACTAACGAGGTATATGACATCGCTGCAGATAAATGGAGCCAGATAGCGCCTTTTCCCATCGGCAGAGAGGTAACTCATCAGGGGATAGTACTTGTTGATGATAACGTATGGATAATAGGAGGACGAGCGGTTGATGGATACGGACCTGCAAGCAGTAAGGTTAGCATATATAATATTACCAGTAATACATGGTCTGTTGGGCCCGAAATAATTGATCCGGCTACTGGTTCGCCGTTCCCGTTGGGCGCCGGAGGGTATGGACTGCTGGGGCGTACCATTCATGTTTTTGGAGGCTTTGGCCCAACTTTGTGCGAAGACCAGGCTAAGCTGCATTTAACTATTGATGTAGATAAATATAAGGCTAATCCCAGCGGAACAAAGTGGGAAAATAAACTGGCACCGATGCCTGTTCCACGAAACCATATAAATTATGTGGTGCTTGGTGGTAAAATATATGCGTTTGGAGGAGAACTTAAGCATGATTGCGGTGCAATAAATCAAAAGTACTGCCATGTATATAATCCCGAAACTGATACCTGGACCCAGTTAACCGATCTGCCAAAACAACGTTCACATGCCGAGGGGGCTACTTTTGCAGTTGATGGTAAAGTGTTTTTGGTAGCCGGGGAAGGGGTTAATAATCAAACTCAAAATACGGTATATCAATTTACGCCACAATCAAACAACGGCTTAGGAGCATGGACAACATTAACGGCATATAAGCTGCCAGGCAGCTTTTTAGGTTTGTCGGCAAAACTTGCAGGTTCATCTTTTATAATTACCAATGGGGCTTTAAATAGTTACGGGAACGAACGAAAGGAAACTTACATAGCTAATGTACCCAGAAGCACTGCCAGAACACTTGGATTTTCAGCCGCATGCATTTCGCCCGCCTTAGATAGTAACCGGCAGGCAACGGCCCATAATTTACTTTACGTGATTGAAAACACAACAACTTACAGTCTTCAATCGGATGCGTCATGGCTTACGGTTAAAAAAAATGCCAGCGGTGCGGTTAACCTCAACGGTACTGATATAGAGCTCGCCATTAATGCCAGTGGCCTGGCCCCCGGAAATTATACCGGGAAAATTACAGCAACCAGCGCTACAGCGGCATCAAAAGCTACATTTTGCGTTAATATAACCGTTAGTGCCACGTCGGTAAAATATAAGTTAGATGTTAATTTATCCGGCTCCGGAACAGTTACAAAAACACCGAACCAACCAACCTATAACGCCAATAGTATAGTGGCATTGAAAGCAACGGCAGCAACAGGCTGGCGTTTTACAGGATGGAGTGGAGACCGAGTTTTAACAACTAATCCGCTTAACGTGACCATATCTGGAAACACGGCCATAACAGCTAACTTTATTAGTGATAGTACAACAGAATTAATTTCAAATATACAATCAACAACAAATGGTAGTTACCCGTTAGGTAAGTTAAATACAGGTGTCAATTATTACACAGATAGGGATTATACCATCAAAACGGTTCCTTCGGTATTGGCAGGTGCCTCGTTCATCAAAACAGCCTGCGACGATAAATTAAGTAAAGCCTCAAAGCTCATTACGTTTAATATTTCACAGGATGCAACCATTTATATTGCTTATGATACCCGCGCCAAAGTTTTACCGGCATGGCTGTCTGGCTGGGATAAGCTTACTGATAAAATTGGGATAGGCGACCCCAGGATAGCCACCATAGCACTATACCGTAAAGAGTTTAAAGCCGGCACCATCAGTCTTGGCGGCAATATGGCGAGCCCTGCCGCTGGCGCCTCCTGCCAATATTTTGTTGTTGGTGTTGCTAAAACTATGGGAAACAATATGGCAAAATCGCTTAATAGCATAAACGCTCCAAAAAATACATCCGGCAGCCAGTTGAACGATCAAAGCAATATCCATCCCAATTCGGCAAATAAACCTGTTTTATATCCTAACCCGGCACATAATAGTTTGCAGGTAGTTTTTCCTGATGTTTATAAATATAAGGGAGCTGCGGCTTTGCGGGTTGTTGGTTTAAACGGAAACGTAAGTAATGTATCCAATACGCTTTTTACATCATCTGGTAGCATTGTTAATGTAAATATTGCACCACTTTTATTGAAGCAGGGGATGTACTTATTGCACGTTACATCTGTAGATGGAAAAATCGATATCATAAAATTTATTGTGGAATAA
- a CDS encoding FkbM family methyltransferase, whose protein sequence is MLAFNDKGYLDQIGWFNAFEARSPIDQDNNPIPWVTYSYIDFIKGRLKKQHTIFEFGSGNSTYFYAKHIGLVVSVEHDKQWYDKIVSTKPENAKMIFCELVKDGDYCRMPLKLEQKFDIIIVDGRDRVNCCKQAVNALSENGIIVLDDSERECYQEGINFLKNNGYKELSFSGISPSLFYLKSTSVFYRVNNCLDI, encoded by the coding sequence TTGCTTGCATTTAACGATAAGGGCTATCTTGATCAAATTGGCTGGTTCAATGCATTTGAGGCCAGGTCGCCTATTGATCAGGATAATAATCCCATACCCTGGGTAACTTATTCGTATATTGATTTTATTAAAGGTCGATTAAAAAAGCAGCATACCATTTTTGAATTCGGGTCGGGCAACTCCACCTATTTTTATGCCAAACATATCGGCTTGGTGGTTTCGGTTGAGCATGACAAGCAATGGTATGATAAAATAGTTAGCACTAAGCCAGAAAATGCCAAAATGATCTTTTGCGAGTTGGTGAAGGACGGCGATTACTGTCGGATGCCTTTAAAATTAGAACAGAAATTTGATATTATTATTGTGGATGGCCGCGACAGGGTAAACTGTTGTAAACAGGCGGTCAATGCTTTGTCAGAAAATGGTATAATAGTTTTGGACGATTCTGAACGTGAATGTTACCAGGAAGGCATAAATTTTTTGAAAAACAATGGGTATAAGGAATTATCATTCAGCGGTATTTCACCAAGCTTATTTTATCTGAAATCAACCTCTGTTTTTTATAGGGTCAATAACTGCCTGGATATATAG
- a CDS encoding MATE family efflux transporter, with amino-acid sequence MSQSVKTQSKLSSFFNILKQSLKGEHVDLTSISIKRAIILLAIPMMLEMAMESVFALVDLYFVGHLKNSSLAIQTVGLTESVLTVIYSLAIGLSMAATAVVARRIGEKNPEAASKAGMQTIIIAVAVNLLISIFGLLHARDLLLLMGASTETADHGTNFVRIMMGGSIIIVMLFLINGIFRGAGNAAIAMRSLWIANMANIILCPIFIRGLGPIPAFGLTGAAIATSIGRGLGVSYQVYNLFNGKNALKIRLAYFIPDWQQIKAIIKVAAPGILQFVIASCSWIFLAELVATTGGDTGSAGYQTSLRLMMFFLLPAWGLSNAAATLVGQNLGARHLDRAEQSVFQTIKYAVIFLGVVSVLFLTCGHLFASFFTEDEAVVKVASRSLKILSGGFIIYGMGMVLTSAFNGAGDTWTPTKINVFTFWVFQIPFAYLLAKYFEMGPTGVFISIPVAEIGLTIAAYILFKMGKWKKTMV; translated from the coding sequence ATGTCACAATCTGTTAAAACCCAGAGCAAACTATCTTCTTTTTTCAACATTCTAAAACAATCATTAAAAGGCGAACATGTTGATCTTACCTCTATAAGCATTAAAAGAGCCATTATATTGTTAGCCATCCCTATGATGCTGGAAATGGCTATGGAGTCGGTTTTTGCATTGGTCGATCTATATTTTGTGGGCCATTTAAAAAACAGCAGTCTTGCCATTCAAACCGTTGGTTTAACCGAATCGGTATTAACCGTGATATACTCACTGGCAATCGGCTTAAGTATGGCAGCAACGGCCGTTGTGGCCCGCCGCATTGGTGAGAAAAATCCGGAAGCTGCATCAAAGGCTGGTATGCAAACCATTATAATTGCTGTTGCTGTCAATTTACTCATCAGCATTTTTGGGTTACTACACGCCCGCGACCTGCTTTTATTAATGGGAGCCTCTACAGAAACTGCCGATCACGGTACAAACTTCGTACGCATTATGATGGGTGGCAGCATCATTATTGTAATGCTGTTTTTAATTAACGGGATATTCAGGGGCGCGGGTAATGCCGCCATTGCCATGCGCAGTTTGTGGATAGCCAATATGGCAAACATTATATTATGCCCTATTTTTATCCGGGGACTTGGCCCAATTCCGGCGTTTGGTTTAACTGGGGCGGCAATAGCTACCAGTATTGGTCGCGGGTTGGGTGTTAGTTACCAGGTTTACAATTTATTTAATGGTAAGAATGCCTTAAAGATTCGTTTAGCGTATTTTATTCCCGACTGGCAACAGATTAAGGCTATTATTAAAGTGGCAGCGCCAGGCATTTTACAATTTGTTATTGCCAGTTGCAGCTGGATATTTTTGGCAGAACTGGTTGCCACCACTGGCGGCGACACTGGTTCGGCAGGGTACCAAACATCCCTGCGGCTCATGATGTTCTTTTTGCTGCCGGCCTGGGGACTAAGCAATGCGGCAGCAACCTTGGTTGGGCAAAACCTCGGCGCCAGGCACCTCGACAGGGCTGAGCAATCGGTATTTCAAACAATAAAATACGCTGTTATATTTTTAGGCGTAGTGAGCGTGCTGTTTTTAACCTGCGGACATTTATTTGCGTCGTTTTTTACAGAAGATGAAGCCGTTGTAAAAGTAGCTTCACGATCTTTAAAAATTTTAAGCGGAGGCTTTATTATTTATGGCATGGGCATGGTTTTAACCAGCGCATTCAATGGAGCAGGTGATACCTGGACACCTACCAAAATTAACGTGTTTACGTTTTGGGTATTCCAAATTCCTTTTGCTTACCTATTAGCCAAATATTTTGAAATGGGGCCAACCGGTGTTTTTATATCTATACCAGTTGCCGAAATTGGGCTAACCATTGCGGCTTACATCCTGTTTAAAATGGGTAAATGGAAAAAAACCATGGTTTAA
- a CDS encoding nuclear transport factor 2 family protein, producing the protein MKRSVLFKSLACLFIALVISKPKAFAQNSKSMTEVTTAVEHLRKAMVDADGATLDKLTSSELSYGHSSGKLQTKKEFVDDIVTGVSDFVSIDLTEQNIKIVGNTAIVRHVLSAATNDKGKGAGTVKLGILLVWVKNNSEWQLVARQAVKVP; encoded by the coding sequence ATGAAAAGATCTGTTTTATTTAAAAGTTTAGCTTGCTTATTTATAGCGCTTGTAATCAGTAAACCAAAAGCCTTTGCACAAAATTCAAAATCAATGACTGAAGTAACAACAGCAGTAGAACATTTACGTAAAGCAATGGTAGATGCTGATGGCGCTACCCTTGATAAATTAACGTCAAGCGAATTGAGCTACGGTCATTCAAGTGGCAAATTGCAAACCAAAAAAGAATTTGTAGATGATATTGTAACTGGTGTATCTGATTTTGTATCTATAGATCTTACCGAACAAAATATCAAAATAGTGGGCAATACAGCTATTGTACGTCATGTACTTTCGGCGGCTACTAATGATAAAGGTAAAGGCGCCGGTACAGTGAAATTAGGAATATTGTTGGTATGGGTAAAAAATAATAGCGAATGGCAATTAGTTGCCCGCCAGGCTGTTAAAGTTCCATGA
- the ychF gene encoding redox-regulated ATPase YchF, producing MGLQCGIVGLPNVGKSTLFNCLSNAKAQAANFPFCTIEPNVGVITVPDERLTKLTEIVQPKSIVPNVIEIVDIAGLVKGASKGEGLGNQFLANIRATNAIIHVLRCFDNDNVIHVDGSVDPIRDKEIIDTELQLKDLDSIEKKIQKVEKMAKTGGDKEAKKTFDVLTVYKNHLLQGKSARTAPVEEEDKEYVADLWLLTAKPVMYVCNVDEGAVNTGNAYVEKVKAAVKEENAEVLIISAQIESEIAQLETYEERQMFLDDLGLAESGVNKLIKAAYRLLNLATYFTAGVQEVRAWTITQGFTAPQAAGVIHTDFEKGFIRAEVIKYDDFVKFNGSETVIKENGKLAVEGKTYIVQDGDIMHFRFNV from the coding sequence ATGGGTTTACAATGTGGGATAGTAGGTTTACCAAATGTGGGTAAATCAACACTTTTTAATTGCTTATCAAATGCCAAAGCGCAGGCAGCCAACTTTCCGTTTTGCACCATTGAGCCAAATGTAGGCGTTATTACCGTGCCTGATGAGCGCTTAACCAAGCTTACCGAAATAGTACAGCCAAAAAGTATAGTACCAAATGTTATTGAAATTGTTGATATAGCGGGCCTTGTAAAAGGCGCCAGTAAAGGCGAAGGATTGGGTAACCAGTTTTTGGCCAATATACGTGCTACAAATGCCATTATACATGTGCTCCGCTGCTTTGATAATGATAATGTGATACACGTTGATGGCTCAGTTGATCCGATACGCGATAAAGAAATTATTGATACCGAGCTGCAGCTGAAAGATCTTGATTCGATAGAAAAAAAGATCCAGAAGGTTGAAAAGATGGCAAAAACAGGTGGCGATAAGGAAGCAAAAAAAACATTTGATGTTTTAACAGTTTACAAAAATCATCTGCTGCAGGGTAAATCGGCCCGCACTGCTCCTGTTGAAGAAGAGGATAAGGAATACGTGGCCGATCTTTGGCTGTTAACTGCTAAGCCTGTGATGTATGTGTGCAATGTTGATGAAGGCGCTGTTAATACCGGTAATGCTTACGTAGAAAAGGTTAAGGCGGCTGTAAAAGAAGAAAACGCCGAAGTACTGATCATATCGGCCCAAATTGAATCTGAGATTGCGCAGCTGGAAACTTATGAAGAACGCCAGATGTTCCTTGACGACCTGGGGCTTGCCGAATCGGGCGTGAATAAGCTGATTAAAGCCGCTTACCGTTTGCTTAACCTTGCTACCTATTTTACGGCAGGTGTGCAGGAAGTACGTGCCTGGACAATTACACAGGGTTTTACAGCGCCGCAGGCAGCGGGCGTTATCCACACAGATTTTGAAAAAGGATTTATCCGTGCCGAAGTAATAAAATATGATGATTTTGTTAAGTTTAACGGTTCGGAAACCGTAATAAAAGAAAATGGTAAGCTGGCTGTTGAAGGAAAAACCTATATTGTGCAGGATGGCGACATTATGCACTTCAGATTTAACGTATAG
- the mgtE gene encoding magnesium transporter, whose amino-acid sequence MKEMVEQIELLLEQDDNTQLQEYLNNLNISDVEELIDELPEHGPRFIETLSLNRAVNVFRILDSPTQERIIKKLSGQKVADLINELPPDDRTALFSELHGDAVKKLILHLSPEDRKEALSLLGYEEDSVGRLMTPDYIAVKRTWDVTRVLSHIRRYGKNSETIDVIYVIDENGILLDDIRIREILLVKPETKVSDLMDGRLIALSASDPQEEAINVFRMNNRVALPVVDNENILLGIVTVDDILWIANEEYTEDIQKIGGTEALDEPYLDINLFRLVKKRVGWLIILFLGEMLTATAMGFFEKAIEKAVVLALFIPLIISSGGNSGSQASTLIIQAMALGEVTVADWWNVMRRELLSGLMLGLTLGMIGFMRIYIWTLFSPIYGPHWILVGLTVGCALVGVVLWGSLAGSMLPLILKRLGADPATSSAPFVATLVDVTGLIIYFTIAVMLMRGVLL is encoded by the coding sequence ATGAAAGAAATGGTTGAACAAATAGAATTGTTACTGGAACAGGATGATAATACCCAACTACAGGAATATTTGAACAACCTTAATATTTCTGACGTTGAAGAACTCATAGATGAATTGCCCGAGCATGGCCCCCGGTTTATTGAAACCCTTTCATTAAACCGTGCGGTTAACGTTTTCCGGATATTGGACTCTCCTACCCAGGAGCGTATTATCAAAAAACTATCGGGCCAAAAAGTTGCCGATCTGATCAATGAACTTCCTCCAGATGACCGTACCGCTCTTTTTAGCGAACTGCATGGCGATGCTGTTAAAAAACTGATCCTGCACCTGTCGCCCGAAGACCGCAAAGAAGCCTTGTCATTACTGGGCTACGAGGAAGATAGCGTTGGACGCTTAATGACGCCTGATTATATTGCCGTTAAAAGAACATGGGATGTAACACGTGTATTATCGCACATACGCAGGTACGGTAAAAACTCCGAAACCATTGATGTAATATATGTAATTGATGAAAACGGTATATTACTGGATGACATCAGGATACGTGAAATATTATTGGTTAAACCCGAAACCAAGGTAAGCGACCTGATGGATGGTCGCCTCATTGCGCTGAGCGCAAGCGACCCGCAGGAAGAAGCCATTAATGTGTTCAGAATGAACAACCGCGTGGCTTTACCGGTAGTTGATAATGAAAACATACTGCTGGGCATTGTAACCGTTGATGATATTTTATGGATAGCCAATGAAGAGTACACCGAGGATATTCAAAAAATTGGTGGTACCGAAGCGCTGGACGAACCTTACCTTGATATTAACCTGTTCAGGCTGGTAAAAAAACGGGTAGGCTGGCTCATTATTTTATTTCTGGGCGAAATGCTTACGGCCACCGCCATGGGCTTTTTTGAAAAAGCTATTGAAAAGGCTGTTGTGCTGGCTTTATTTATCCCTTTGATCATATCAAGCGGTGGCAATAGCGGGTCGCAGGCATCTACCCTGATCATACAGGCTATGGCGCTGGGCGAAGTAACCGTTGCTGATTGGTGGAACGTTATGCGCCGCGAACTGCTATCGGGCCTTATGCTCGGGCTTACCCTCGGAATGATAGGTTTCATGCGCATATACATCTGGACGCTATTTTCGCCCATTTATGGCCCCCACTGGATATTAGTAGGATTAACTGTTGGCTGCGCTCTTGTTGGCGTAGTGTTATGGGGATCGTTGGCGGGTTCTATGCTGCCACTGATATTGAAACGCCTTGGCGCCGACCCTGCCACATCCTCAGCGCCATTTGTGGCTACGCTGGTTGATGTAACCGGGCTGATTATTTACTTTACCATAGCCGTAATGCTAATGCGGGGTGTGCTGTTGTAA
- a CDS encoding DUF3276 family protein: MGDFDNREREEVFSKKVRAGKRTYFFDVKATRSNDYYVTITESKKRLEDGVFIKHKIFLYKEDFEKFAEGLKETVDYIKANQEVVEKRYEYSENSEIAKASADEDFSFEI, encoded by the coding sequence ATGGGAGATTTTGACAACAGAGAGCGTGAAGAGGTTTTTTCAAAGAAGGTGAGAGCCGGGAAGAGGACTTATTTTTTTGATGTAAAAGCAACCCGTTCAAACGATTACTATGTTACAATAACAGAAAGTAAAAAGCGTTTGGAAGACGGTGTGTTTATTAAACACAAGATATTCTTGTACAAAGAAGACTTCGAAAAATTTGCTGAAGGTTTAAAGGAGACCGTTGATTATATCAAAGCAAACCAGGAAGTTGTTGAAAAACGCTATGAGTACAGCGAAAATTCTGAAATTGCAAAAGCATCTGCCGATGAGGATTTCTCATTTGAGATATAA
- a CDS encoding ABC transporter ATP-binding protein: MKDLAYLNKFFYKYRWRLIPGVLFVIISNIFGVLPAQVIRVAFDLVTENIGAYQLFAGFNRQSMIYDIFGSSLMLFGVLVLVLALLRGLFLFFMRQTIILMSRHIEYDLKNEIYNHYQKLSLAFYRRHNTGDLMNRVTEDVSRVRMYLGPGIMYTINTVVLFMLVIYAMLTVNVRLAILSVLPLPILAGIIYYVNNVINFRSEQIQERLSTLSSFVQENFSGIRVIKSYVRESFVRKSFATESENYKTHSMALVKVQALFYPIMLLLVGLSNVITMYIGGVEVMKGNITPGNIAEFIVYLNMLTFPVISLGWVTSLIQRAAASQKRINEFLHEQPEIILPDAGLHTIKGAIEFNNVSFTYPDTGIQALKNVSFTVEPGQMIAIIGRTGSGKSTIANLVMRMYDTTAGEISIDQVPVKQLSLEDYRSQIGFVPQEVFLFSDTIANNIAFSADKLEMSVVEQAAKDAAVYSNIMELESGFETLIGERGVTLSGGQKQRVSIARAIFKHPQILIFDDCLSAVDTRTEEEILNNLGRVMQNKTSIIIAHRISTIKNADKILVMDNGEIVEHGNHEYLMQLKGTYFELYEKQLLEEEQDA; the protein is encoded by the coding sequence ATGAAAGACCTTGCTTACCTTAATAAATTCTTTTACAAATACCGCTGGCGATTGATCCCTGGTGTTTTATTTGTAATTATATCAAACATTTTTGGTGTGTTGCCTGCGCAGGTAATACGGGTGGCGTTTGACCTGGTTACCGAAAATATTGGTGCATACCAGCTTTTTGCCGGTTTTAACAGGCAAAGTATGATATATGATATTTTTGGAAGCAGCCTGATGTTATTTGGCGTTTTGGTATTAGTGCTGGCCCTGTTACGTGGTTTATTCCTGTTTTTTATGCGGCAAACTATTATTCTCATGTCGCGGCATATTGAGTATGATTTGAAAAATGAGATTTATAATCATTACCAGAAGCTATCACTTGCCTTTTATCGCCGCCATAATACCGGCGACCTGATGAACCGTGTTACCGAAGATGTGAGCCGTGTACGTATGTACCTGGGGCCGGGCATTATGTACACCATTAATACAGTTGTATTGTTTATGCTGGTGATATATGCTATGCTTACCGTGAACGTAAGACTGGCTATCCTTTCAGTGCTGCCGCTGCCTATACTGGCAGGTATTATTTATTATGTGAATAATGTAATCAACTTCCGTAGCGAGCAAATTCAGGAGCGTTTGTCAACACTGTCGAGTTTTGTACAGGAAAACTTTTCGGGGATAAGGGTCATCAAGTCGTATGTAAGAGAAAGTTTTGTACGTAAAAGTTTCGCCACGGAGAGTGAAAATTATAAAACCCATTCTATGGCCCTGGTTAAGGTGCAGGCTTTGTTTTACCCTATTATGCTGCTGCTGGTTGGGTTAAGCAACGTAATTACGATGTATATTGGCGGCGTAGAGGTAATGAAAGGCAATATTACACCGGGCAATATTGCCGAGTTTATTGTATACCTGAACATGCTTACTTTCCCGGTGATATCATTAGGCTGGGTAACTTCGCTTATACAGCGGGCGGCTGCCTCTCAAAAACGTATCAATGAATTCCTGCACGAACAACCAGAAATTATATTGCCTGATGCTGGTTTGCATACCATTAAAGGAGCCATTGAATTTAATAATGTATCGTTCACATATCCCGACACCGGCATACAGGCTTTAAAAAATGTGTCGTTTACAGTTGAACCGGGGCAGATGATAGCCATTATCGGCCGTACCGGATCGGGCAAATCGACTATTGCTAACCTGGTTATGCGCATGTATGATACCACAGCCGGCGAAATTTCGATTGATCAGGTTCCGGTAAAACAGCTTAGCCTTGAGGATTATAGGTCGCAAATTGGTTTTGTACCGCAGGAGGTTTTTCTGTTTTCGGATACCATTGCCAATAATATAGCCTTTAGTGCCGATAAGCTTGAAATGTCCGTGGTTGAACAGGCCGCTAAAGACGCTGCTGTTTACAGTAATATCATGGAACTGGAAAGTGGCTTTGAAACGCTGATAGGGGAGCGTGGGGTAACATTATCTGGCGGGCAAAAACAGCGTGTATCAATAGCCCGTGCTATTTTTAAACATCCGCAGATATTGATATTTGATGATTGCCTTTCGGCAGTTGACACCCGTACCGAAGAAGAAATACTTAACAATCTGGGGCGGGTAATGCAAAATAAAACCAGCATTATTATAGCCCATCGTATATCAACCATAAAAAATGCCGATAAAATATTAGTGATGGATAACGGCGAAATTGTTGAACACGGAAACCATGAATACCTAATGCAGTTGAAAGGCACTTACTTTGAATTATACGAAAAACAATTGCTTGAAGAGGAACAAGACGCCTGA
- a CDS encoding Glu/Leu/Phe/Val family dehydrogenase, whose translation MPVQQQPESIFSQLDAFGHKKVVFCSDPDTDLKAIIAIHDTTLGPAFGSTRMWNYKSEADALNDVLRLSKSMTYKCAIAGLNMGGGYSVIIGDSHKDKTEALMRKFGRFIKNLNGEFITSEDVGTNPRDMEYIRMETQHVTGIPESLGGSGDPSPVAAQGVFMGIKACVKEQFGSDSLTGKSVIVQGVGHVGEHLVRLLRDENVKVYVSDIQEERIGQIAKKYGAQAISNNSIFDIDADIYAPCALGGTINTQTINKLKCSIIAGSANNQLLDEADHGTMLLDKGILFAPDYVINAGGIINCYSELMNFSKKRTMQLTENIYEVTRNILKLSKSENISTINAANKIAEKRIADIKKVKSSY comes from the coding sequence ATGCCTGTTCAACAACAACCGGAATCTATCTTTAGTCAACTCGATGCCTTTGGGCACAAGAAAGTTGTATTTTGCAGCGATCCGGATACGGATTTAAAAGCCATCATTGCTATTCATGATACTACTTTAGGTCCCGCCTTTGGAAGCACCCGTATGTGGAATTATAAATCGGAGGCTGATGCTTTAAATGATGTATTGCGCTTGTCAAAAAGCATGACCTATAAGTGCGCCATAGCAGGCCTCAATATGGGTGGCGGCTACTCGGTAATTATCGGGGATTCGCATAAGGATAAAACCGAGGCTTTGATGCGCAAGTTCGGTCGTTTTATTAAAAATTTAAATGGCGAATTTATTACATCGGAGGATGTAGGCACAAATCCCCGTGATATGGAATATATCCGCATGGAAACCCAGCATGTTACCGGCATACCCGAAAGCCTTGGCGGCAGCGGCGACCCATCGCCTGTAGCAGCACAAGGTGTTTTTATGGGTATAAAAGCTTGTGTAAAAGAACAATTTGGCAGCGATAGCCTTACTGGCAAATCGGTAATAGTACAAGGCGTTGGCCACGTCGGTGAGCACCTCGTACGTTTACTCCGCGATGAAAATGTCAAGGTGTATGTTAGCGATATTCAGGAAGAACGTATTGGTCAGATAGCTAAAAAATATGGCGCTCAGGCAATATCAAACAATAGTATTTTTGATATCGATGCAGATATTTATGCACCATGTGCGTTAGGTGGTACCATTAATACACAAACTATCAATAAGCTAAAATGCAGCATTATAGCAGGCTCGGCTAATAATCAGTTACTTGATGAAGCAGATCATGGCACGATGCTTTTAGATAAAGGGATATTGTTTGCACCTGATTATGTAATCAATGCAGGCGGCATCATTAACTGTTATTCTGAGCTGATGAATTTCAGCAAAAAACGCACTATGCAACTTACCGAAAATATTTATGAGGTAACACGCAACATTTTAAAACTTTCTAAATCAGAAAACATTTCCACTATTAACGCTGCCAATAAAATAGCGGAGAAAAGAATAGCAGACATTAAAAAAGTAAAATCATCCTATTAA